A section of the Ranitomeya imitator isolate aRanImi1 chromosome 7, aRanImi1.pri, whole genome shotgun sequence genome encodes:
- the LOC138644859 gene encoding gamma-crystallin 2-like isoform X3, with product MKMQIILYEGKHFQGGFYECGKDCPNLKIYISQCNSVRVIKGCWMLYERTNYKGYQYFLKRGEYSNFLDWMGFNDSIRSCIAFPQYSGSFRLRLYERNNFGGKMLEAMYDCPSVFDCFDHHDIQSCNVFEGYWIFYELPHYKGCQYCLRPGEYRRFTDWGAPNARVGSFKQITEF from the exons ATGAAG ATGCAGATAATCTTGTATGAAGGGAAACATTTCCAAGGTGGTTTCTATGAATGTGGAAAAGACTGCCCTAATTTGAAGATATATATCAGTCAATGCAACTCTGTACGTGTCATAAAAGGATGCTGGATGCTATATGAGCGCACCAACTATAAAGGGTATCAGTATTTTCTAAAACGAGGAGAGTATTCAAATTTTCTTGATTGGATGGGATTTAATGATTCCATCAGATCTTGTATAGCTTTCCCACAA TATAGCGGATCTTTCAGACTGAGACTCTATGAAAGAAATAATTTTGGAGGCAAAATGCTGGAAGCAATGTATGATTGTCCATCAGTTTTTGATTGTTTTGACCACCACGACATCCAGTCCTGCAATGTATTTGAAGGCTATTGGATTTTCTATGAGCTTCCACATTATAAAGGTTGTCAATATTGTCTAAGACCAGGAGAGTACAGACGATTTACTGACTGGGGTGCTCCAAATGCTAGGGTTGGATCCTTCAAGCAAATAACTGAATTTTAA